CTCCAAAATAAGCCCAACCACTTTGTTTAAATAAAAAGCTTGAAACGGTGTCATCAATCTCTGTGAATTTATCAGGTTCAAGAAGACCAGAAAGCGAGATAAATTTCCGAACTTGAGAACTTTCCAGGGCTGGTTTCAAATGATTTTTTACTTGCAAATTATTATTTGTTAAGCTAAGCAGATATTCGCTGGCAATTTGGGCCCCTGCTGAATCACCACCTAAACGAATATTATCCCAATCAATCCGAAGCTTACTTTGCTTTATTGCCACAATTGCTTCGTTTAGCTGTTGAACAGGTGTTGGATGTTTGGCTTCAGGCGCAAGTGCATAATTAAGATTAACCACTATTGTTTTTGTTTGCGCACACAACATGGTTAAATAGTCTTTGCAATCTCTTTTATCACCACCCACATATGCACCACCATGTACCCAAAATAAAACAGGTACATTCTCTTTTAAATTTTTGGGCGCATAGACATCCAAAATATTATTTTCATTTTCTGACGGATATTTTTCATCAGTTGTGATGGTTATTTCTTGCATATTTTCGTTAAAAAAGTTCGGTCTATCATAAACTTGTGTCTTTTGGCTCGTATCAAATTGCTTACGAACGAATAAACTAACCGGTTTTGGTGTGAGCTGTAGAGTTAGCCAACTCCCAATAATGATTATTCCTAGAAGAATTAGTAAACTTAAAAGAATACGTTTAAACCACTTCATATATTATCTCCTTTTTTGCCAATAAACACTACCTAAAACGAATACGATAAGTAATATACCGACTACCACAAATGTCGTA
The genomic region above belongs to Enterococcus saigonensis and contains:
- a CDS encoding alpha/beta hydrolase encodes the protein MKWFKRILLSLLILLGIIIIGSWLTLQLTPKPVSLFVRKQFDTSQKTQVYDRPNFFNENMQEITITTDEKYPSENENNILDVYAPKNLKENVPVLFWVHGGAYVGGDKRDCKDYLTMLCAQTKTIVVNLNYALAPEAKHPTPVQQLNEAIVAIKQSKLRIDWDNIRLGGDSAGAQIASEYLLSLTNNNLQVKNHLKPALESSQVRKFISLSGLLEPDKFTEIDDTVSSFLFKQSGWAYFGDKNFSNREEIKNLSLAKHAKEFSQDFFFTDGNQKTFTKQMDKTVDALKKQNLSVTKISYDKPELGHEYQFDFNKPEAEKTFKKLVHFLNS
- a CDS encoding LPXTG cell wall anchor domain-containing protein, which produces MKQTKSTNNQDLKRYPNTGEKRSTTFVVVGILLIVFVLGSVYWQKRR